In Sesamum indicum cultivar Zhongzhi No. 13 linkage group LG8, S_indicum_v1.0, whole genome shotgun sequence, the sequence TATCACTAGCCTTATTGTTACCTGCAGGTGGGAGGAGAAGCTTCAAACATCACACTTGCCAGAGATGGTTTTTGGGGAGAGTTCTTTGGTTCTTAAGCATGTGAATAGTGgtgttaaaattcattttaatgcCTTTGATGCTCTCTGTGGCTGGAAGCAGGAAGCACTTCCTCCAGTTGAAGTTCCAGCCGCTGCTAAATGGAAATTTCGGAGGTCTGTATTTCAGATCTCTATTATTCATAAAACCTTTCATAACAGCAATATGTCCTGCTCATGTGCTAGTGTACTACGGGGGTCCCAAGAATCCTAAAGTAGCTGTATGATAAACAATTGTTTATCCGTCTATTAAACCTTTTTATTCAATACCTCAAATCACTAAGTAGCTTGGGAGGGGGAGGGTTTGCTAATATTGTTGCATACTTTTGGTGGTTGGTTTTGTTCGAGTTCCGACAACTATGATTTTTGAATCTCTTGATGCTTTTAATCTAAGAACTCCACTTCCAACAACTATGCGTTTTAAATCTCTAAGAATTTTCTAATCCAAGAACTCCATCCTACCTGATACTTTGAAATACCCTCTTGATCTACAACTTaaaatttagtcttgtaacaTCAAGTGCCTTCTTGCATGTTTCCACACTAAGAATATCAAGGGCATGTCTTCTGATGGGTTATAGATATCATTGCTGAAGGAGGATGCAGTTCGATTTCATTTGTCCTGTATACTTGCTTTTGGACTAAATTACGTGGAAATATTGTGGAATCGTTTGCAGTAGGTACCGTTGTAGGCAATGAGCGTGCCACTTTTCACTGGTTgcattttgcaattttgactTCCTCCAGTTTGTTACATTCCATCCTTCAATTAGGTAATTCCACATTAATTTGTGGATCCTCCTCTTTCATGTCAGAACGACTCTTAGTGATTCAGGTCTGACAGTATTGGACTCTGAAATTGGTTAATGCGTTCCTAAGCAATTGGATGATTTTTATCATGAGATATATTACACAAcgatttttatataatatcaatatcatttacACGTGCACACCTAATATATCATGGTAATCCTCAATTAATAGTTGGTGAGATGAGTTAAAGGTGAAAACAATTCAGCCTACAGATTGAATGGGAAATTTTGTATCTCTGTGCTTCTGGGTTAGACACAATTGAAATTCCAAATCATGGAACTATTAAGTTCCACAAATAATGCCCTATAGCGTGCAAGATAGTGCCacttcctttcatttttctttagtaTGCCTCTCCTCATTGTTGTTATCTAAGTTTTGCAGCAAGCCTACTGATCAGGTGATACTGGATTATGATTATACATTCACAACACCTTACAGTGGAAGTGCTAGTGtcgaaaaaaatattcagGTGTGCCCTTCTTTCTGTGATGTATccgaaattattttttcttataatagaGATTTTTTGTATATCCTTGATCTTTGGTGTCATGGTTTGAGTTATGTCTAACTGCATTATTTGTCTTCGTAGTTCTGCTAACTTATACTTTATTTGatgtacaatttttatttacactATAAATGGAAGGATTTCCAATTTTGCGAGCCATGTGTGCGATGCTTTATATTTGTCTAATTGCCTTGTGTTGAATTCCGATGATAATACTTTTATCCATTCACTAGTCTGGAAGAGGAGCTGCTGAGGAAAACAGCTGCAATGCTCATTGGGAAGACTGCCAGGAGGAAATTGATATGGTTGCATTGGCATCTAAAGAGCCGATACTTTTCTATGACGAGGTGTGACTGTTGATGGTTGATTTTGGAGCTTTTAGGATCAGATGCTTCAAAGATTCATGTCCTGATTTAATTTCTCACACCATGACCCAGTTCGTCTTCAATGTTTCAACAGGTTATATTGTATGAAGATGAATTGGCTGATAATGGTGTCTCTCTTTTGACAGTTAAAGTGGTAaatttttcatctttcaaTAGTTTCTCATCTATACATCTTGCGGACAGATAGGACTTCAGATAAGTTATGTCCTCTATATTTGTGTGACTTTGCAGAGAGTCATGCCCAGTGGATGGTTCCTTCTCTTGCGTTACTGGGTAAGTATTCCAAAAGTTTCTCACAAGATATTTCCTTGACAATGTGGCACACAAAGGTTctgtttcttatatttttgaatactCAGACTTGGGTATCATACTTATGTGTACACTTCGTGCTTCCTTTATTTAAATCTTGAATGTATAGCTGTTGTAGggtgatatatttttttaactataagtGTAGGAATATTTGCTCATGTTACAACTGTTGATTTTCTCtgattgttcatttttttccatCACCTTACAGCTAAGAGTTGATGGAGTGCTTATGAGATTGAGGGACACTCGTATGCATTGTGCTTTCAAGGTGAATGAGGAACCAATTATTCTCCGAGAAAGCTGCTGGAGAGAAATCACCTTTAAGGCTTTATCATCGGTGAGtgattcttctttcttttttttaaatgattatgtATATTATGTTTATCTAAGATGGCTTCTTAAAGTTTCCTTGTTTGTTACTCAAA encodes:
- the LOC105169493 gene encoding TIP41-like protein: MEWESDERELKAAGAQPLGGGRVGYLIRGWEIESRKRSILNSSLLQQWEEKLQTSHLPEMVFGESSLVLKHVNSGVKIHFNAFDALCGWKQEALPPVEVPAAAKWKFRSKPTDQVILDYDYTFTTPYSGSASVEKNIQSGRGAAEENSCNAHWEDCQEEIDMVALASKEPILFYDEVILYEDELADNGVSLLTVKVRVMPSGWFLLLRYWLRVDGVLMRLRDTRMHCAFKVNEEPIILRESCWREITFKALSSKGYPIDSAAYGDPGVICERLPIVKRKTQKLIIS